The genomic stretch AATCCATATCGGGTAGAGCTTGCCAAGCAAATGGGGGTAGATCATATTATTGATCCCCGCGATAAAGATGCTGTTAGTCAAATTAAGGCTTTGACCGGCGGCAAAGGTCCGGACTACGGGCTTGATTGTTCTGGAGTCGTATCGGCACATCGGCTGCAAATTGATTCGGTCAAACGGAAGGGGAAAGTAGCTTTCGTTGGAGAATGCTTCTCCGAGACGCCGATCAAGGTGAGTGACGATCTGCTTCGCAAAGGCATTCATCTCATTGGCTCATGGCATTACAACTTGAATGAGTTTCCGTACTTGATGAAAGTAATCGAGCAATCGCCGCTCGCTGACCTGTTGATTACGCATACGTTTCCGATGAGCCGAATTCAAGAAGCGTTCGAAGTGTCTGCGTCACAGCAAAGCGGCAAGATTATATTGAAACCATGGGAGTGATTCGGTCATGAAGGTAGGAATGAATTTGCTGCTTTGGACGGATCAGCCAGACCCCTCCAAGCATCTGAATTTGCTGTCGTCTATTAAGAATTGGGGCTTCGACGGTGTAGAGCTAGCGGTAGATAATATGGACGCTGAGGATGCGAGTGCATTCGGTAAGATTTTGAAGGAGCTTGGGCTAGGAAGCACTGGAATCGCAGCGCTTGATGCGGCTTCTGCAGATCCTGCCAGCAGTGACGCCAGGCTGAGGCAGAATGCTCTTGATGTATTGAAGCGTGCCATTATAAATACGCAATTAATTGGCGCAGAAGTATTATGCGGCCCTTTGTTCCAAGGGCTTGGCCGCTTCAGTGGGCAAGGCCCGCAGCCGGAGGAATGGGGTTATGCGGTCGAGACGCTGCGCGCTGCGGGCGAGTTTGCCGCGAAGCTGGGGATTAAGCTTGCCCTCGAGCCAATCAATCGCTTCGAAATGTACCTTGTCAATACGCTGGAGGATGGCGTTCGATTCGTCGAAGAAATCGGACTTCCGAACGTCGGTCTGCTCGCAGACACCCATCACGGCAATATCGAAGAGCTTAACGTACCGGAGGCTTGGCGGAGAGCAGCAAAGCATATTGTCCATGTTCATATTTCGGAAAATAATCGGGGAGTTCCGGGCAGCGGCCATGCCGTGCCTAAAGAGATATTCGATGTGCTGAAGGAAGTTGACTACGAAGGCTGGCTAACGATCGAAGCATTCGGACAGCAGGTTCCCGGATTGATATCCAGGCTGCATCTGTGGCGTGATTACTCGGAGCATCCAGATGATGCGGCACGTCTAGGCGTTCAATATATACGGAGTTGCTTGGTTTAAAATGGGAGGAGATAGGCCATGTCTGTGGTACAAACGAATGGAATCGAGCTTTATTATACCGAACGAGGGCAGGGAGAACCGCTGGTGCTGCTAATGGGCCTCGGTGCAGCCGGCAGCGTGTGGGAAGAGCATGTGCGTGCTTATGAGAAGCATTTCCGCTGCATTCTGATCGATAACCGCGGTGCGGGAGAATCCGCTAAGCCGGCAGGGCCCTACACGACGAAAATGATGGCAGCCGATACGATCGGTTTGCTCGATGCGCTTGGCATTGCGCAGGCACATTTCTCCGGCATTTCAATGGGGAGCGCTATTGCGCAGGAAGCGGCGCTTCTGGCACCTGAGCGAGTACGAAGCCTTACGCTGAACTGCTCTTGGCTGGCGTGCGGAGCGTATACGAGACGTGTATTTGAGACGCTTGGCAATGCCTATTCGCTAATGGAGGCGGATGATTTCCAGAAACTGCTTCAGCTCATTATTTATACGCCTGCCTTTCATGAGCATCATTTGCCTGCATTGGAGGCATCACAGCAGGCGGCTTTGGTTCAGCCTTCTCCCATGCCAATTCAAGCGTTTCTTGCGCAGTGCGAGGCCTGCATTTCCCATCTAACGACGGGGAGACTCGGGACGATAACAGTGCCGACGCTCATTACAGTAGGGGATAAAGATATATTTACCCCTCTTTCGTTGTCGCTGGCCATCGCGGAGGAGATTAAGCACGCTGAAATGCATATATTCGAAGGCAGCGGCCATACGCATCATTGGGACCGGCTGGAGGATTTCAACCGGATCACGCTGGATTTTTTAATGCGTCATCGTGAAGCTATACAATAAGGAGAGATAATGATGAATCCTAAAATTTCGATCGGTTCCTGGGCGTTTGCCTTTGGGCCCTTTGCGCAATCCCCGTGGCCTTTCACGCGTATCTTGCAATATGCGCAGCAAGCTGGCTATGACGGAATTGAAATCAATGGCTTTGCCCCCCACCCGACACCGGAGCTTTATCCAACAGCTTCCAGCCGTCAAGCGCTGCTGGAAGAGATTCAATCCTATGGCCTTGGCATTTCCGGCTATGCTCCGGATTTCAGCTCGGCACCTCCAGACCGATGTAAGCAAGCCGACTATTTGGAGCTGCTGAGAAGTTACATTACATTTTGCACGGACCTTGGCATCGATACGATTCGCGTAGATACGGTCAGTCCTCCCTCAGAGCTGTCACTGGAGCAGTACGAGGATAATTTTGCCCATCTCGCCTTAACATGGCGAGCTTCCGCTGAACTTGCAGCGGCCAAAGGCATACGAATCGTTTGGGAGTTCGAGCCTGGCTTCTGGCTGAATAAGCCCTCAGAGGTGAAGCGACTCGTCGAAGCAGTTAACCATCCGGCTTTTCAAGTGCTGTTCGATACAAGCCATGCCTATATGAGCGGGGTTGTCGGAGCGCGGCAAACAGGCGAGAAAGAAATTTGTTCCGGTGGTATCGTGGAGTATGCGCAGCTTCTGCAAGGGCATATCGGACATTTTCATCTCATTGATTCAGACGGGACTTTGCACGATGAAGAAACAAGTACGCACGCTGCTTTTGGAGCGGGAGAGGTGGATTTCAAAGCGGTACTGAAAGAGCTGAAGCCAGTGGTGTCCGTTATGGAGTGGTGGTGCGTCGACTTCTGCTTTAACGCGGAGGTGGAGGAATGGGGCCGACAAGCGGTCCCGTTCATTCGCAAAGCCATTAAGGAGGCGGAATAGAAAATGACGATTCCATTTGGTTTTCAAACCTACACATGGCAAATGTCGTACGAAAAATACCGCGACCAATTGGATCATATTCTTACTACGGTGACCGAGGCCGGGGGTGCCGGTATTGAACCAGAGGTATGTATGCTTGGGCGGTATACGGATACGCCTCTTGCCCTGCTGGACGAGCTGGATAGGAAAGGGCTGCGTCTCAGCGCGCTTTGCCTTGCTTTGGAGTGGCGTCATGGCGAGGAGACCGAGGAGGAAAGAGCAGAAGCAGACCGTATTATCCGATACTTGAAGTATTTTCCAGGTACGATATTGACCTTGGTGCAGCTGCCAGGCAAGGATCGCAGTGATCTCGTGAATAGGCAATCTAACGCGCTGTCCAATATTAACGCTGTTGCGCAGCGTGCCTTCGACCAAGGAATTCCATGCGCTTATCATCCGAATTCACCAAGCGGCTCGATTTTTCGCGTGGAAGAAGATTACAGCGTACTGCTGAATGGTCTAGATGGCCGGTACTGCGGCTATGCGCCGGATACGGGACACATTGCCAAGGGCGGGATGGACGTCGAGGCTATTATTAAGACGTACCGGTCGATGATCAAGCATGTTCACTTTAAGGATATGAATGCTGACGGGTCATGGACGGCGCTTGGACAAGGCATTATCGACCATAAAGGAATCGTACGGTTTCTGAACGGAACCGGCTATGACGGCTGGATTATGGTGGAGGAGGAGTCCAAGGGCGCTGAGTCGGACCCTGATCAAGTAACCCTGCAGAATGGAATTTATATTCGCGAAGCGCTTGCTCCGTTAGGAAGATAATGACAACAATACAAGATAAGGAGAGTGGATTATGAAACAGCGCATCTACATCGTTGGCGCCGGAGCAATTGCCGGTTACCATGCCGAGGCCATTGGCCAATTAGCGGAGTCAGAGCTTGAGCGGCCATCGCTGTTTGTAACGGACGTGAATCCTTCTGCATTAGTAGAGTTTGTTAAACGATTTCCTTGGGCGGTCCCCTTTGATCAGTTAACTTCGATGCTAGGCGAGCCTGCCGAGGAAAATGATGTGGTTATTGTCGCGACACCGCCGCTCACACATGCGGATATCACTTGCCGTGCCCTCCGATCCGGCAGGCATGTGTTATGCGAGAAGCCGCTTGCTATGAACAGGGAGGAAGCTGTTCTGATGCTGCAAGCAGCGCAGGAAACTGGGAAAATGCTGGGCTGCTGCAGCTCGCGGTTTGCGGGCTTGCAAATAACGAATGAGATTAGAGAGATGCTGGAGCAAGGAACACTAGGGGAACTGTACCAAGTACAGTGGGTTCAGCGAAGGAAGAGAGCACGGACGGGAATCGAGTATCAGCCGACAAGCCGTTGGTTTCTGAACCGCTCGGTTAGCGGAGGCGGCACCTTGATGGATTGGGGACCTTACGACATAGCCAGCTTGACGGAAGTGCTCCAGCCGGTCAAAGTCGAGGTCCTTCATGCCTGGATGACAGATCCTGTGACGGATCATCCGCACGCGGCCGAGATATCGAGCGATGTGGAGCAGCATGTCGGAGCGCTGTTGAGACTTCATTTGGCGGACGGCAGCCTTGTGCCAGTTCATTACGAGCGAGCGGCATGCTGCCATGGTGAAGAGCGGAGCATAACCGAGATCGAGGGTACGGCAGGAGCGCTCCAATGGGATTGGCTTTGTCTGGACGGGAACGGCGAGCTTACCCATCATTTTGATGTGAACGGGGAGCCCGCGGAAAATCGAAGCACCGTAACGAACGCGCCTCTGGGCATGATGGATAAACCGATTGTTTATTTCTTGCAAGCGATTTCCGGGCTTGCTTCACCAGCCATCGTGAACGAGCAGGCGGTGTTCAACTTCAGCATTCTGGCTGCGATCTACGATTGTGCCCGAAGCGGAGAGCGGCAAGCGGTGGTCAAGGGGGAAATCCGATGAAAAATGTTTATGCCATGGATACGTTCTTTTATCATAGTCTTGGAAATTACCCGTTTGATGTGCGCTGTGAAATGCTGCAGGAGCTTGGTTATGAAGCTGTCTACTTAACCTTATGGGACGAGCAGGCATGGAAGGATCTTGACCGGCTTCCTCAGGTGAGAGCTACCTACGGCTTGGAGGTTGCTGCCGTTTATGCGGTGCTTGATCTTACGTGGTCCAAAGAGCATCCAGAAGCGGCAAAAATGATAACCATGCTGGAGACGTTGCAGGGCTGCAGCCGAGTAGAGCTTGCCTTGACGATGGGCGACAATAAATATTCGCCTTCGGATCCAGAAGGCGATCATTTGGCGCTAGAATGGTTAACGGATCTGCTCGGGATTGCAGAGCGGAGAAATATTCAGATCTCGCTGTACCATCATGTTTTTTTCTGGATGGAGCGCTGGGAGGATGCGCTTAGGCTGATCAACAAGCTGAATCATCCTTTGCTTGGCATGACCTTTAGCTCCTTCCATTGGTATGCCATCGATGGAACGAAGCTGAATGAGGCTCTGTCCGCATGCGTACCTTATCTGCATGCTGTCAATGTCTGCGGAAGCCGGAAGCTGCCTCCAGGGGGATTGCCTGCTTCGATTGAATGCATTGACCAGGGGGAGCTTGACATGTTCAGCTTTCTAGCAGCGCTGAAAAAGCATGGCTATGAAGGAGCGCTTGGTTTCCAAGGCTATGGCATGGGCGGCGACACGTACAGCCATTTAGAACGAAACAAAAAAGCTTTAAGCATAATAGAGCAGCGCTTGGCGAAGCATCCAGGCTGGATGCTGGTTTAAGCTATTAATCACATCAAGCGGTAAAGGGATTATCGCTCTGAACGCTAGGAGGAGCCGGGCTTTAAGTTAGAGCCGGCTTTTCTTTGGTTTTTCAACCAGCAGAAAGGGCAGCTGCTGCGGACATGAAGAAGAAAAGAGGAAATGACATGGGAATAAGAAACGCGGTAAACGATGGATCATCTAATGCTCCGAGACTGGAATTACAGCAATCCTGGTGGGCGATGAACTCGCTGGGAGAGAACGGAAAAGAATGGACGATGGAACAAAAATTCGAGAAAATAGCTGAAGCGGGCTACGCCGCGATCAGCGCATCGATACCATCGTTGGAAGAAGCAAAGGAGTGGCATCGGCTGCTTGATCGCTACAAGCTAGGCTTTAATGCGATGGCTTTCCCATCAAAGGTAGAAGATATAAACGCCATTCTTGAGGAGGCGAAACGGTTCGGCCGCGTGCAGTATGTGAATTTGCAGGTGATGGACTCGTTCGTTATTGATCAGCAGGCTATCCATCTGCTGTCGGGCTTACTGGCGAAAGCGAAGGAAGCCGGCATGCCGACCTTCATAGAAACGCATAGAGGTACAGTTACTCAGGATATCATTCGAACAGCTGCGTATGCCCGCGAGCTGCCGGAGCTTCGTTTCATGATTGATTTGTCCCATTACGTGGTTTCAGGCGAATTGAACGGTTCGCTCCTGCATGCGGAGGAATATTTCGGAAAGCTGCTTGAGCGTACTTCGGGCATTCACGCCCGCGTATCGAATGGAGAACAAGTGCAGATCGACGTCGGCACGGAAGGTGACCATCCCATGCTGCACAATTTTGAGCGCTGGTGGCGAAAAGGGATGGCGAGTTGGCTCCAGCAGGCGCAGCCGGGAGATGTGCTGCCTTTCGTGACGGAGCTTGGCCCGCCTGGTTATTACGCCATTACGCAAAGGGTTGCTGGGGGAGTGGAACGGGAAATTTCCGACCGCTGGCAGCAGGCGCTGCTGTTCAAGCGAATTGCTTTGGCGCAGTGGCAACGCGTGCTGAGCGAGGCCGAATAAGAGTAAATACAATAAAACCAGCTGGGCAGGATGGCTAGACCTGCTCAGCTGGTTTTTTTTGTATAGGAAACTATGCATTCTCCGAACCTGTTGATAACGATGCTGCGGCAGCAGTCGGATAGCCGATAACGGAAGCTAACGGAAGCCAGAGACGCTAAAGTTGCATTTTGGGTTAGCGTCACATTTTAACGGAACAGGGAGACGCTATTCCGCAGAAATGAAGCGATATCGTGTATATTTGATACAAATAGAGGCGCGTGCTTCCGTTACAAGTTTGAAACGAAAAATAAAGGCGATTTAGCGTCTGTGGTTTCCGTTAGAACTGTGAGCTAACGCGTCTGCGATTTCTAATTTGATTTTAACCCTTTAACAGCACCTTTAGCTTGACATCTGGGCGTGCCAGCGCATCTGGATCGAGAACTGCCTTGGACGCGATAAGCATTTCCGCAAGCCGAATATCCTTGGCAATACCGGGACCACCGATGCCGCTTGCCGCTGCGAGCGTGCGCTCATCCGTAAGATGGAAAAATAAATCGCCGCTGCTTCCAAGGGTTCGATGCACGGTCGTTGTTCCTATACCTTGCAAGCCCGAAACTTGCAAGGTGAGATCGTACTGATCCGACCAGAACCATGGCACTGCCGCATAGGCTTCTTTGGCACCCAGCATGCTTCCGGCAACATGCGTGCCTTGATCCTGGGCATTGCGCCACGCTTCAAGCCGAATACGCATGCCGCCATAAAGCGGGTGTGGGAAGGAGCAGCAATCTCCTGCAGCGAAAATATTCGGGTCGCTCGTTGCCAGCTTCTCATCAACACTAATGCCATTCTCGATGGCGAGGCCGCTGGCCGCGGCGAGAGCTGTTTCGGGAATAGCGCCAATACCCGCAATCAGAGCGTCGCAGGCCAGCGTTTCCCCGTTAATCAAGGTAATAATGCTTTCCCCGCCGGAGCTTGATATACCGGCGATTCCGACCCCGAGCTTGAACTGGACGCCTGCCGAGCGGTGACGGGCATCTACGATAGCTGCAATCGCTTCGGGAACGCCCCGCATCAAAATTCGCGGGCCGGCTTCGATGACCGTTACTTCGCATCCACATTCTCGCGCGCTTGCCGCGACCTCAAGACCGATAAAACCACCGCCGATGATGACGACTCGTTTCCCAGGCTCCAGCCTCCTGCGAAGCGAGAGTGCATCACCGAACGAACGCAGGTAGAGGACGCTTGACGTATCAAATCGGGATTGGGATCCTGATAATGGTATGGAAAGCCTTCTCGGCTGGGCGCCCGTAGCAAGCAAAAGCCGTTCGTAATTAATGTTTTGCCCATTTTCAAGCTGTACGCTATGGTTGTTTTTGTCAATTGAAACGGCTTTGCAGCCTTTCATGAGCTCAATACGGTGCTCCTCCAGCTGCTTGTTGTCGAGAATATAAGCAGGTGAAGGGTTGTGTTCTTCCAGTAATGTAGGCTTGGATAACGGCGGACGCTCGTAGGGAGCATGAGCTTCTTCGCCGATCAGGGTAATTTTTCCGGTCCAGCCTAAGCTGCGAAGCTCGACCGCTGCACGGGCACCCGTTTCTCCAGCTCCTATGATAACCATTCCATAATTCGACAAAATTCTTCCTCCTTAATTGATTCTGATCCAGATGAGTCCGGATTCTTGCTTGAGCGGATAGGTTTTGAGCGCTTGGCAGACGGGTGCTCGCTTAGCTTCGCCTGTCGTATAATCAAACCGCCCGTTATGCTTCGGACACTCAATATGATTGCCCATGACCAGTCCGTCGGCCAAATGAAATTTTTCATGCGTACAGTAGCCGTCCGTGGCAAAATACTCGTTTTTCGCAGAGCGGTAAATCGCAAAGGTTCGATCGCCATAATCAAACCGAATGACATCCTCTTCCTCAATATCTTCTTCCTCACATGCGGTGATCCAGCCTTCGTATGTCATATGCTGCTCCTCTTTTATATCTATTTGTTTAGATTTTATTGCTCTTCTCTTCTGTGCTTGGACCATAGACATAGGGACGGGCCGTTGCCGGCAGCGGCCTGAGAATCGTATACGATGGGTCCCGCCTCTGCCGAATGAGGGCCGAGAATACTTCCTTGAGTGCTGCGCCAAGGCTAGGCGAAGGCACCGGACAGTCGTGTTTCATTTCTTCATGCAGCTTCGGCAGAGCATGGTAGGGTACCATGGGGAACATGTGATGCTCGATATGGTAGTTCATATTCCAGTACAGAAACCGAAGGATTCGGTTCATATAGGTCGTTCGCGTGTTGAGGCGGTGATCAAGCACATCCTCATAAAGCCCAAGATGCTGGGAGAGGCCGGTCATGAGAACAAGGAAGCTTCCATAGAAAGAAGGCAATACAATGAACATCGCCGGAAGGATGGTACCCTTGTAGATGCAGGCTGCGATAACCGCTATGAATATGAGTATATAAATACGTGACTCTGTACAGGTTTTGCGT from Paenibacillus sp. FSL H8-0548 encodes the following:
- a CDS encoding sugar phosphate isomerase/epimerase family protein, yielding MKVGMNLLLWTDQPDPSKHLNLLSSIKNWGFDGVELAVDNMDAEDASAFGKILKELGLGSTGIAALDAASADPASSDARLRQNALDVLKRAIINTQLIGAEVLCGPLFQGLGRFSGQGPQPEEWGYAVETLRAAGEFAAKLGIKLALEPINRFEMYLVNTLEDGVRFVEEIGLPNVGLLADTHHGNIEELNVPEAWRRAAKHIVHVHISENNRGVPGSGHAVPKEIFDVLKEVDYEGWLTIEAFGQQVPGLISRLHLWRDYSEHPDDAARLGVQYIRSCLV
- a CDS encoding alpha/beta hydrolase; its protein translation is MSVVQTNGIELYYTERGQGEPLVLLMGLGAAGSVWEEHVRAYEKHFRCILIDNRGAGESAKPAGPYTTKMMAADTIGLLDALGIAQAHFSGISMGSAIAQEAALLAPERVRSLTLNCSWLACGAYTRRVFETLGNAYSLMEADDFQKLLQLIIYTPAFHEHHLPALEASQQAALVQPSPMPIQAFLAQCEACISHLTTGRLGTITVPTLITVGDKDIFTPLSLSLAIAEEIKHAEMHIFEGSGHTHHWDRLEDFNRITLDFLMRHREAIQ
- a CDS encoding sugar phosphate isomerase/epimerase; the encoded protein is MMNPKISIGSWAFAFGPFAQSPWPFTRILQYAQQAGYDGIEINGFAPHPTPELYPTASSRQALLEEIQSYGLGISGYAPDFSSAPPDRCKQADYLELLRSYITFCTDLGIDTIRVDTVSPPSELSLEQYEDNFAHLALTWRASAELAAAKGIRIVWEFEPGFWLNKPSEVKRLVEAVNHPAFQVLFDTSHAYMSGVVGARQTGEKEICSGGIVEYAQLLQGHIGHFHLIDSDGTLHDEETSTHAAFGAGEVDFKAVLKELKPVVSVMEWWCVDFCFNAEVEEWGRQAVPFIRKAIKEAE
- a CDS encoding TIM barrel protein; its protein translation is MTIPFGFQTYTWQMSYEKYRDQLDHILTTVTEAGGAGIEPEVCMLGRYTDTPLALLDELDRKGLRLSALCLALEWRHGEETEEERAEADRIIRYLKYFPGTILTLVQLPGKDRSDLVNRQSNALSNINAVAQRAFDQGIPCAYHPNSPSGSIFRVEEDYSVLLNGLDGRYCGYAPDTGHIAKGGMDVEAIIKTYRSMIKHVHFKDMNADGSWTALGQGIIDHKGIVRFLNGTGYDGWIMVEEESKGAESDPDQVTLQNGIYIREALAPLGR
- a CDS encoding Gfo/Idh/MocA family oxidoreductase; the encoded protein is MKQRIYIVGAGAIAGYHAEAIGQLAESELERPSLFVTDVNPSALVEFVKRFPWAVPFDQLTSMLGEPAEENDVVIVATPPLTHADITCRALRSGRHVLCEKPLAMNREEAVLMLQAAQETGKMLGCCSSRFAGLQITNEIREMLEQGTLGELYQVQWVQRRKRARTGIEYQPTSRWFLNRSVSGGGTLMDWGPYDIASLTEVLQPVKVEVLHAWMTDPVTDHPHAAEISSDVEQHVGALLRLHLADGSLVPVHYERAACCHGEERSITEIEGTAGALQWDWLCLDGNGELTHHFDVNGEPAENRSTVTNAPLGMMDKPIVYFLQAISGLASPAIVNEQAVFNFSILAAIYDCARSGERQAVVKGEIR
- a CDS encoding sugar phosphate isomerase/epimerase → MKNVYAMDTFFYHSLGNYPFDVRCEMLQELGYEAVYLTLWDEQAWKDLDRLPQVRATYGLEVAAVYAVLDLTWSKEHPEAAKMITMLETLQGCSRVELALTMGDNKYSPSDPEGDHLALEWLTDLLGIAERRNIQISLYHHVFFWMERWEDALRLINKLNHPLLGMTFSSFHWYAIDGTKLNEALSACVPYLHAVNVCGSRKLPPGGLPASIECIDQGELDMFSFLAALKKHGYEGALGFQGYGMGGDTYSHLERNKKALSIIEQRLAKHPGWMLV
- a CDS encoding xylose isomerase; protein product: MGIRNAVNDGSSNAPRLELQQSWWAMNSLGENGKEWTMEQKFEKIAEAGYAAISASIPSLEEAKEWHRLLDRYKLGFNAMAFPSKVEDINAILEEAKRFGRVQYVNLQVMDSFVIDQQAIHLLSGLLAKAKEAGMPTFIETHRGTVTQDIIRTAAYARELPELRFMIDLSHYVVSGELNGSLLHAEEYFGKLLERTSGIHARVSNGEQVQIDVGTEGDHPMLHNFERWWRKGMASWLQQAQPGDVLPFVTELGPPGYYAITQRVAGGVEREISDRWQQALLFKRIALAQWQRVLSEAE
- a CDS encoding FAD-dependent oxidoreductase, with translation MSNYGMVIIGAGETGARAAVELRSLGWTGKITLIGEEAHAPYERPPLSKPTLLEEHNPSPAYILDNKQLEEHRIELMKGCKAVSIDKNNHSVQLENGQNINYERLLLATGAQPRRLSIPLSGSQSRFDTSSVLYLRSFGDALSLRRRLEPGKRVVIIGGGFIGLEVAASARECGCEVTVIEAGPRILMRGVPEAIAAIVDARHRSAGVQFKLGVGIAGISSSGGESIITLINGETLACDALIAGIGAIPETALAAASGLAIENGISVDEKLATSDPNIFAAGDCCSFPHPLYGGMRIRLEAWRNAQDQGTHVAGSMLGAKEAYAAVPWFWSDQYDLTLQVSGLQGIGTTTVHRTLGSSGDLFFHLTDERTLAAASGIGGPGIAKDIRLAEMLIASKAVLDPDALARPDVKLKVLLKG
- a CDS encoding MocE family 2Fe-2S type ferredoxin; this encodes MTYEGWITACEEEDIEEEDVIRFDYGDRTFAIYRSAKNEYFATDGYCTHEKFHLADGLVMGNHIECPKHNGRFDYTTGEAKRAPVCQALKTYPLKQESGLIWIRIN